In the genome of Molothrus aeneus isolate 106 chromosome 5, BPBGC_Maene_1.0, whole genome shotgun sequence, one region contains:
- the RTCB gene encoding RNA-splicing ligase RtcB homolog, protein MSRSYNDELQYLDKIDKNCWRIKKGFVPNMRVEGVFYVNDPLEKLMFEELRNACRGGGAGGFLPAMKQIGNVAALPGIVHRSIGLPDVHSGYGFAIGNMAAFDMSDPEAVVSPGGVGFDINCGVRLLRTNLDESDVQPVKEQLAQAMFDHIPVGVGSKGVIPMNAKDLEEALEMGVDWSLREGYAWAEDKEHCEEYGRMLQADPNKVSSRAKKRGLPQLGTLGAGNHYAEIQVVDEIYNEYAAKKMGIDHKGQVCVMIHSGSRGLGHQVATDALVAMEKAMKRDKIIVNDRQLACARIASAEGQDYLKGMAAAGNYAWVNRSSMTFLTRQAFAKVFNTTPDDLDMHVIYDVSHNIAKVEQHVVDGKERTLLVHRKGSTRAFPPHHPLIAVDYQLTGQPVLIGGTMGTCSYVLTGTEQGMTETFGTTCHGAGRALSRAKSRRNLDFQDVLDKLADMGIAIRVASPKLVMEEAPESYKNVTDVVNTCHEAGISKKAIKLRPIAVIKG, encoded by the exons ATGAGTCGCAGCTACAACGATGAGCTACAGTACCTGGACAAGATCGACAAGAACTGCTGGCGGATCAAGAAGGGCTTTGTGCCGAACATGCGT GTGGAGGGCGTTTTCTACGTGAACGACCCGCTGGAGAAGCTGATGTTCGAGGAGCTGCGCAATGCCTGCCGCGGCGGAG gTGCGGGTGGCTTCCTGCCTGCTATGAAACAGATTGGGAATGTGGCTGCATTGCCTGGCATTGTTCAC AGATCAATAGGCCTTCCAGATGTCCATTCTGGCTATGGATTTGCTATTGGCAACATGGCCGCCTTTGATATGAGTGATCCTGAAGCAGTGGTTTCACCAG GTGGTGTCGGCTTTGACATCAACTGTGGTGTCCGCTTACTGCGGACAAATTTGGATGAAAGTGACGTGCAGCCTGTGAAAGAACAGCTCGCCCAGGCTATGTTTGACCACATTCCTGTTGGTGTTGGCTCCAAAGGTGTCATCCCCATGAATGCCAA GGATTTGGAAGAGGCGCTGGAGATGGGTGTGGACTGGTCTCTCCGAGAGGGCTATGCCTGGGCAGAGGACAAGGAGCACTGTGAGGAATATGGAAGAATGCTACAGGCCGACCCCAACAAAGTCTCTTCAAGGGCAAAGAAAAGGGGCCTGCCTCAG CTGGGGACCCTGGGAGCTGGAAATCATTACGCCGAGATCCAGGTGGTGGATGAGATTTACAACGAATATGCTGCCAAGAAAATGGGCATTGACCACAAAGGGCAAGTGTGCGTGATGATCCACAGTGGAAGCAGAGGGCTGGGCCACCAGGTTGCCACAG ATGCACTGGTGGCTATGGAAAAAGCTATGAAACGGGACAAAATCATAGTGAATGATCGCCAGCTGGCGTGTGCCAGGATTgcctctgcagagggacaggattACCTGAAGGGAATGGCAGCTGCTGGCAACTATGCCTGGGTTAACCGCTCTTCCATGACTTTCCTAACACGACAG GCTTTTGCCAAAGTGTTTAACACAACCCCAGATGACCTTGACATGCATGTTATCTATGATGTGTCTCACAACATTGCCAAAGTGGAACAGCATGTAGTGGATGGAAAGGAGCGGACTCTGCTCGTCCACAGAAAGGGATCAACCAGGGCCTTCCCCCCTCACCATCCTCTTATTGCTGTTGATTATCAA CTGACTGGACAGCCTGTTTTGATCGGTGGCACAATGGGCACCTGCAGCTATGTCCTCACTGGCACAGAGCAAGGCATGACTGAGACCTTTGGAACTACTTGCCATGGAGCT GGTCGTGCACTGTCTCGAGCCAAATCTCGACGTAACTTGGACTTCCAGGACGTACTGGACAAGCTGGCTGACATGGGTATTGCCATCCGTGTTGCTTCTCCCAAACTGGTCATGGAAGAA gCACCAGAGTCTTACAAGAACGTGACTGATGTGGTTAACACCTGCCACGAAGCTGGCATCAGCAAGAAAGCCATTAAACTGAGACCTATTGCTGTTATAAAAGGCTAG
- the ASCL4 gene encoding achaete-scute homolog 4 → MDNTKDDDKLLKRIAFPGSVSLANSLMHAHGVPLREPFGVPFHLDPSYWEQAYSGHTGRISYLPFPGYMGIYDYSFEPAFIRKRNERERQRVRCVNEGYTRLREHLPKEFADKRLSKVETLRAAISYIKHLQSLLDCHPLGSSSKETLSAKESPGTPSSASPRECNSDGESKTSSVSSPSSEFEEMGS, encoded by the coding sequence ATGGACAACACTAAAGACGATGATAAACTACTGAAGAGGATTGCATTTCCAGGATCTGTGTCCCTGGCTAACAGCCTCATGCACGCCCATGGGGTACCCCTGAGAGAGCCCTTTGGGGTTCCCTTCCACCTGGACCCATCTTACTGGGAGCAAGCCTATAGCGGGCACACAGGTCGCATCTCCTACCTCCCATTTCCTGGCTACATGGGCATCTATGACTATTCCTTCGAGCCTGCCTTCATTCGGAAGAGGAACGAGAGGGAGAGGCAGCGGGTGCGCTGCGTCAATGAGGGCTACACGCGCCTCAGGGAGCACCTGCCCAAGGAATTCGCCGACAAGCGCCTCAGCAAAGTGGAGACCCTGAGAGCTGCAATAAGCTACATCAAACACCTGCAGAGCTTGCTGGACTGCCATCCCTTAGGCTCTTCCAGTAAGGAAACGCTCTCTGCCAAGGAGAGCCCGGGAACTCCCAGTTCGGCTTCCCCGCGGGAGTGCAACAGCGATGGAGAGTCCAAAACTTCTTCAGTGTCATCCCCCTCCAGTGAATTTGAGGAGATGGGCAGCTAG